In Haloplanus vescus, a single genomic region encodes these proteins:
- a CDS encoding Cdc6/Cdc18 family protein — MAEEPSQLSDFDGRYEDPADDPLFDFDEDDPDRANIFARKELLKVGHVPESGRIVGRDGEIKAVAAELRPIVRGDPPNNVIIYGKTGTGKSLVARHVTERARRAAESNGVSVGTVYVDCAQHNTQTRVARTVTRSLNETDETDFDIPRAGIGSGEYYDYLWEILDTAYESVIIILDEVDRLDDDDILMQLSRARESGKADCHLGVIAVSNKIEYRDQLNERVKSSLREEEFVFQPYDANQLREIMKHRRDAFHDGVLSDDVIPLTAALAAQEHGDARKAIEILRHAGELAERENVETVVEEHVRDAQEWAEIDRFEELLRGSTTQVKFILYSLALLTEENPNEDGFSTNRIYERYQATTEKADAKTLSEHRVYELLKEQAFLGVVESTRTGGGRGEGSYLEHRLVQDTGIVLKSVLRDSRLEDLA; from the coding sequence ATGGCTGAGGAACCGTCCCAACTCTCTGACTTCGACGGCCGCTACGAGGATCCCGCTGACGATCCCCTCTTTGACTTTGATGAAGACGACCCCGACCGAGCCAACATTTTCGCTCGAAAGGAACTGCTGAAGGTTGGCCACGTCCCTGAAAGCGGCCGTATCGTCGGCCGAGATGGCGAGATCAAGGCCGTTGCTGCTGAACTCAGGCCGATCGTTCGTGGCGATCCGCCCAACAACGTGATTATTTACGGGAAAACGGGTACGGGGAAGTCGCTCGTTGCCCGTCACGTCACAGAACGAGCCCGCCGAGCCGCGGAGTCGAACGGTGTGTCCGTCGGCACGGTCTACGTCGACTGCGCGCAGCACAACACACAGACACGCGTCGCGAGGACGGTGACTCGTTCACTCAACGAAACGGACGAGACTGACTTCGATATTCCACGCGCAGGGATTGGCAGCGGGGAATACTACGACTATCTCTGGGAGATTCTGGATACTGCCTACGAGTCAGTCATCATCATTCTCGACGAGGTGGACCGACTCGATGACGATGATATTCTTATGCAGCTCTCGCGGGCTCGCGAATCGGGGAAAGCGGATTGCCACCTGGGCGTCATCGCAGTCAGCAACAAGATCGAGTATCGCGACCAGCTGAACGAACGCGTCAAGTCCAGTCTTCGCGAGGAGGAGTTCGTCTTCCAACCCTACGACGCGAATCAGCTGCGCGAGATTATGAAGCACCGACGGGACGCGTTCCACGATGGCGTTCTCTCTGATGATGTGATCCCGCTGACGGCGGCACTAGCTGCCCAAGAACACGGTGACGCCAGAAAGGCCATCGAAATTCTTCGTCACGCCGGCGAACTGGCCGAACGAGAAAACGTCGAGACGGTCGTCGAGGAACACGTTCGCGATGCCCAGGAGTGGGCTGAAATCGATCGCTTCGAGGAGCTGCTACGCGGGTCGACGACACAGGTCAAATTCATCCTCTATTCGCTCGCGCTGCTCACCGAAGAGAATCCGAACGAGGATGGATTCTCTACCAACCGAATTTACGAACGGTATCAAGCGACGACAGAGAAGGCCGATGCGAAGACTCTCAGCGAGCACCGCGTCTACGAGCTGTTGAAAGAGCAGGCGTTCCTCGGTGTCGTTGAATCTACTCGGACCGGGGGTGGCCGGGGTGAAGGCAGTTATCTCGAGCACCGGTTGGTTCAGGATACCGGCATCGTGCTGAAATCTGTCCTCCGGGATAGCCGGCTGGAAGACCTGGCCTAG
- a CDS encoding DEAD/DEAH box helicase, protein MFILHAVTDDCGKIYLWAEDSTLPRLRTKEQDSKGGERHPFAVDKQTLNDILSYAGYGNANTEMITLTVYLPSGQDNPQPSPSIREENAQETTTSLAPWLIPAVEVDPRDAPLILSYLSQPSSTDKETISHGENLIKSGRTVKYWSSVCSVAESYVESGRVVPHLAEKDGSVTGVWRAYPSREADIDLITELMEAMPPLARTSVGIGSKPILNRGSPNDPIGRSSRDVLTRALDQVVNALSKERLSPTETDLATDKVESAHQQWIRTLQRTGEPIDAAPEAIAELRDQLDEWTRPPVTGDEQEVRLCFQLKEPEVETDMLISESETEPVVPDGWMLELLLQSEDDPSLVVEASELWNSDRSTSKILARHLNQPTEILKNELERASPLYPRLKEELDQSKPTAIELSNSDAAEFLQEYAEVLRQAGFGVILPNWWGEPPQRLGARLVVSDADDEFETTGSGLGIEQLCEFDWEIVLGENSLSEDELEELSTLKQSLVHFQGKWVSVQDDDAKSARDLLHREEERTLEEALQADTEISDDGVSLPVVEKRLEGTFKKLFEQDFEIWAEKIDTPSGFDGELRSYQKTGLGWISYLEDHGFGGCLADDMGLGKTIQILARLVQERSVDPLVGPTLVVCPLSVVYNWKSEANKFTPDLTVHIHHGQGRMSGGDLASAIQHHDVIITTYGTARSDIELLRDIQFHRIVLDEAQKIKNTSASRTQAIRSLSAHHRLALTGTPVENRLSELWSIMEFCNPGLLGTESQFRNAFSRPIEEQGDIEKMEQLRQLIRPFVLRREKTDNSIIDDLPEKLEKKEYCGLTEEQATLYKAVADEIFEQIEQSQDIERRGRILKLIGNLKSICNHPRQYLNDDQRISGRSGKLDVLDDLVQKIGANDEKGLIFTQYTQMAELLLEHLRGQGHRVFYLYGGTAKEEREEMIDEFENTEGSCFFLLSLHAGGTGINLTPANYVIHYDRWWNPAVEKQATDRAYRIGQDNNVQVHKLICRGTIEESIDQIIESKRDLAEQVLADSDEWITELSDEELRNLVSLSADSLV, encoded by the coding sequence ATGTTCATCTTACATGCGGTCACGGACGATTGCGGGAAAATATACCTCTGGGCAGAGGATTCGACACTTCCTCGTTTGCGAACAAAGGAACAGGACTCGAAAGGTGGAGAGAGGCATCCGTTTGCTGTTGACAAGCAGACTCTCAACGATATTCTGTCATATGCGGGGTATGGAAACGCAAATACGGAGATGATCACTCTCACAGTCTATTTGCCGTCAGGTCAAGATAATCCTCAGCCGTCCCCATCAATTCGGGAAGAGAACGCACAAGAGACTACCACATCACTCGCTCCGTGGCTCATCCCAGCAGTGGAAGTCGATCCAAGAGACGCTCCATTGATCCTCTCATATCTTTCGCAGCCATCTTCAACTGATAAGGAGACGATTAGTCACGGAGAAAACCTTATCAAATCGGGACGGACCGTCAAGTACTGGTCTTCTGTTTGCTCGGTAGCAGAGTCGTACGTTGAATCTGGGCGGGTTGTACCACACCTCGCAGAGAAGGACGGGTCCGTTACCGGTGTTTGGCGTGCGTACCCCTCTAGGGAAGCTGATATTGATCTGATTACGGAGCTGATGGAAGCGATGCCACCGCTCGCACGGACATCCGTAGGGATTGGATCGAAGCCTATCCTCAACCGAGGATCCCCTAATGATCCAATCGGTCGTTCCTCAAGGGATGTCTTGACGCGCGCACTAGACCAAGTGGTCAATGCGCTGTCGAAAGAGCGCTTATCCCCGACTGAGACGGACTTAGCCACGGACAAAGTGGAATCAGCCCATCAACAATGGATCCGCACGCTTCAAAGGACCGGGGAGCCGATCGATGCTGCTCCCGAGGCGATCGCTGAACTTCGAGACCAACTCGACGAGTGGACACGCCCTCCCGTGACAGGGGATGAGCAAGAAGTCAGGCTCTGTTTCCAGCTGAAAGAGCCTGAAGTGGAAACTGATATGCTGATTTCGGAGTCGGAGACGGAACCGGTTGTTCCTGACGGTTGGATGCTCGAATTGCTCCTGCAATCTGAGGACGACCCGAGCCTCGTCGTTGAGGCGAGCGAACTGTGGAACTCGGATCGCTCCACATCGAAAATACTCGCACGCCATCTCAACCAGCCCACTGAGATACTGAAAAACGAACTGGAGCGCGCATCCCCGCTATATCCACGACTCAAGGAAGAACTCGACCAATCGAAACCGACTGCGATAGAGTTATCGAACAGCGATGCCGCCGAATTCCTACAGGAATATGCAGAAGTTCTCCGGCAAGCAGGATTTGGAGTGATTCTTCCAAACTGGTGGGGAGAGCCGCCGCAACGACTGGGTGCTCGACTGGTCGTCTCTGACGCCGATGACGAGTTTGAGACTACTGGTAGCGGTCTGGGAATTGAACAGCTGTGTGAGTTCGACTGGGAGATCGTTCTCGGGGAAAACAGTCTCTCTGAAGACGAGTTGGAAGAACTATCCACACTCAAACAATCGCTCGTACACTTCCAGGGAAAGTGGGTCTCAGTACAGGACGATGACGCCAAATCGGCAAGAGACCTCCTCCATCGTGAAGAAGAACGTACTCTTGAGGAAGCGCTTCAAGCGGATACTGAGATTAGCGACGACGGAGTTAGCCTCCCGGTCGTCGAAAAGAGATTAGAGGGAACGTTCAAGAAGTTGTTTGAGCAGGATTTCGAGATATGGGCCGAGAAAATAGACACCCCGTCTGGGTTTGACGGGGAGTTGCGCTCGTATCAGAAAACGGGCCTAGGCTGGATTTCGTATCTGGAAGATCACGGCTTTGGTGGCTGTCTGGCGGACGATATGGGACTGGGGAAGACGATACAGATACTCGCCCGTCTCGTTCAAGAGCGTTCCGTTGATCCCTTGGTTGGTCCGACACTTGTAGTGTGTCCGTTGTCTGTGGTATACAACTGGAAAAGTGAGGCGAATAAGTTTACACCAGATCTGACGGTACATATTCACCACGGCCAAGGTCGAATGTCGGGGGGCGACCTTGCCAGCGCCATACAACACCACGACGTAATCATTACTACCTACGGGACGGCGAGGAGCGATATCGAACTACTGCGAGACATTCAGTTCCATAGGATCGTTCTTGATGAGGCACAGAAGATCAAAAACACATCAGCCAGTCGTACACAGGCGATAAGGTCACTGTCGGCTCATCATCGGTTGGCGTTAACTGGAACTCCCGTTGAGAACCGGTTGAGTGAACTTTGGTCCATTATGGAGTTCTGCAATCCCGGACTACTTGGCACCGAGAGCCAATTCAGAAACGCCTTTTCTCGGCCTATTGAGGAACAGGGAGATATTGAGAAGATGGAGCAGCTCAGACAACTCATACGTCCATTTGTGCTGCGACGTGAGAAAACTGACAACTCGATAATCGACGATCTTCCGGAGAAATTGGAAAAAAAGGAGTACTGTGGACTCACTGAGGAACAAGCAACCCTATACAAGGCAGTAGCCGATGAAATCTTTGAGCAAATTGAGCAGTCCCAGGATATCGAACGAAGGGGGCGAATTCTGAAGCTGATCGGCAATCTCAAATCGATTTGTAATCACCCACGTCAGTATCTTAACGACGATCAGCGTATCAGTGGTCGATCGGGCAAGCTTGACGTCCTTGATGACCTCGTCCAGAAGATAGGAGCTAATGACGAGAAGGGACTGATATTCACACAATACACCCAGATGGCGGAGCTGCTGTTAGAACACTTACGAGGTCAAGGCCACCGTGTGTTCTACCTCTATGGGGGGACAGCGAAGGAGGAGCGGGAAGAGATGATTGACGAATTTGAGAACACTGAGGGATCCTGTTTCTTCTTGTTATCACTGCATGCTGGTGGCACCGGGATCAATCTCACGCCGGCTAACTACGTTATCCACTATGACCGGTGGTGGAACCCTGCCGTCGAAAAGCAAGCAACTGACCGAGCGTATCGGATTGGGCAAGACAATAACGTACAGGTACACAAACTGATTTGTCGAGGAACGATCGAAGAATCGATCGACCAAATTATTGAGAGCAAGCGTGACCTAGCAGAACAGGTACTGGCCGATAGCGACGAGTGGATAACTGAACTATCGGATGAAGAACTTCGCAACCTCGTATCGTTATCAGCAGACTCTCTGGTATGA
- a CDS encoding type B DNA-directed DNA polymerase translates to MSFSIDFLDDGRVLEWEATADSAVATERQDYTPRFYVAARDPDADLDLTTLQSVYDQHPDVVATEMVARRPGFRRDEEAVLAVDVAHIDRVTPLARQARQLSDYPIGDLACFNVDFSREFRYCLETGADPTPASELSTLRLSVPVTETSNDVYGELSVAGDTVTGSPTDILTAVQEVLEAHDPDVLVCSTSEIVPTLYKMATDAGVGDFSLSRWPDVDYQQLASRSTYSSYGRVGHSPARYNVPGRAIIDESNTFFYGETNLEGVIDLVSRSKKPVQELAWASIGNVLTAIQICEAHDRGVLVPWNSWRHEFFKPMGTLHDADRGGFIFAPEVGLHENVHELDFSSLYPNIICTRNVSPDVIRCDCHSDRDDVPGLGYSICDDRGYLVDVLQPIIDARDEIKAAIRREKERNNPDEDRLVELEGRSGALKWILVACFGYQGFSNAKFGRIECHEAINAFAREILLTAKQQLEAGGWRVVHGIVDSIWVTPDPDVDDENREDLKALATAITEEVEIRLEHEAHYDWVAFVPQRESDAGALTKYFGKVAGDDDFKIRGIEARQRSTPPFIEDVQRDCLERLGATKSPDTVLDCLQDAIKRLHAGTVPVEQLVERNRVSKPLEGYTQNTQNVAALKRARDQDLAIHPGQDIEYVVVDDEKSSRERVALAHEEIESYDASYYETQLVRAVESVLAPLGWDRMEIQREIAETRETDLDAFTEIESG, encoded by the coding sequence ATGTCGTTCAGTATCGACTTTCTGGACGACGGCCGCGTCCTGGAGTGGGAGGCAACTGCCGACAGCGCCGTGGCGACCGAGCGCCAAGACTACACCCCACGCTTCTACGTCGCCGCTCGCGACCCTGATGCCGACCTCGACCTCACGACACTCCAGTCGGTGTACGACCAGCACCCGGACGTCGTCGCGACCGAGATGGTTGCGCGACGCCCCGGCTTTCGACGAGACGAGGAGGCCGTTCTCGCAGTCGACGTTGCCCACATCGATCGCGTCACTCCACTCGCCCGGCAGGCACGCCAGCTGTCGGACTATCCAATCGGGGATCTCGCCTGTTTCAACGTCGACTTCTCGCGAGAGTTCCGGTACTGTCTGGAGACCGGCGCCGATCCGACGCCGGCGAGCGAGCTCTCGACGCTCCGTCTCAGCGTCCCGGTGACCGAAACGAGCAACGACGTCTATGGGGAACTGTCTGTCGCCGGCGACACCGTCACCGGCTCGCCGACGGATATCCTGACCGCCGTCCAGGAGGTGCTCGAAGCACACGATCCGGACGTCCTGGTCTGCTCAACCAGCGAGATCGTCCCGACGCTGTACAAGATGGCGACGGACGCCGGCGTCGGCGACTTCTCGCTGAGTCGGTGGCCGGACGTCGACTACCAGCAGCTTGCGAGCCGGTCGACGTACTCGAGCTACGGTCGCGTCGGTCACTCACCGGCGCGGTACAACGTGCCCGGACGGGCGATCATCGACGAGTCGAACACGTTCTTCTACGGGGAGACGAACCTCGAGGGCGTCATCGACCTCGTGTCGCGCTCGAAAAAGCCCGTCCAGGAGCTCGCGTGGGCGTCAATCGGGAACGTGCTGACGGCGATCCAGATCTGCGAGGCCCACGACCGCGGTGTCCTCGTCCCGTGGAACTCCTGGCGCCACGAGTTCTTCAAGCCGATGGGGACGCTCCACGACGCCGACCGTGGCGGCTTCATCTTCGCGCCCGAGGTCGGGCTTCACGAGAACGTCCACGAACTCGACTTCTCCTCGTTGTACCCGAACATCATCTGTACGCGGAACGTCTCACCGGACGTCATCCGGTGTGACTGCCACAGCGACCGCGACGACGTCCCCGGCCTCGGGTACTCGATCTGCGACGACCGGGGCTACCTTGTCGACGTGCTACAGCCGATCATCGACGCGCGCGACGAGATCAAGGCGGCCATTCGTCGCGAGAAGGAACGGAACAACCCCGACGAGGACCGGCTGGTGGAACTCGAGGGACGGTCGGGAGCGCTGAAGTGGATCCTCGTCGCCTGCTTCGGCTATCAGGGATTCAGCAACGCGAAGTTCGGCCGCATTGAGTGCCACGAGGCGATTAACGCATTCGCTCGCGAAATTCTGCTGACGGCAAAACAGCAACTGGAAGCCGGCGGCTGGCGGGTCGTCCACGGCATCGTTGACTCCATCTGGGTGACCCCGGACCCTGACGTCGACGACGAGAACCGCGAAGACCTCAAAGCACTCGCGACGGCAATCACGGAAGAGGTCGAGATCCGGCTCGAACACGAAGCCCACTACGACTGGGTGGCGTTCGTGCCGCAGCGCGAGAGCGACGCCGGCGCGTTGACGAAGTACTTCGGGAAGGTCGCCGGCGACGACGATTTCAAGATACGCGGTATCGAAGCCCGGCAGCGCTCAACCCCACCGTTCATCGAGGACGTCCAGCGGGACTGTCTCGAACGGCTCGGTGCGACTAAATCTCCGGACACCGTACTCGACTGTCTTCAGGACGCGATCAAGCGCCTCCACGCTGGAACGGTGCCGGTCGAGCAGCTCGTCGAACGGAATCGTGTCTCCAAGCCGCTGGAAGGGTACACGCAGAATACGCAGAACGTGGCGGCGCTGAAGCGGGCTCGGGACCAGGACCTCGCCATCCACCCAGGACAGGACATCGAGTACGTGGTCGTCGACGACGAGAAGAGCTCGCGAGAGCGGGTCGCGTTAGCCCACGAAGAGATAGAGTCGTACGATGCGTCGTACTACGAGACGCAACTCGTCAGAGCTGTCGAGAGTGTGCTGGCACCACTTGGCTGGGATCGGATGGAGATTCAACGCGAGATCGCGGAAACTCGGGAAACGGACTTGGACGCCTTCACCGAGATTGAGAGTGGTTAA
- a CDS encoding helix-turn-helix domain-containing protein, which translates to MDDGLGNGENTAPRELIHFVTQQTRFALINNILQHPEQLPSMYELEELNPSVSDATVYKHIQKLIDEGIVKEVALDDDQRRQGYPWKFYGLTEEGQEFLEEHNLLAAEETLQQIYDTIGDKSEKMVKYENALRPDDI; encoded by the coding sequence ATGGACGATGGCCTTGGGAACGGTGAGAACACGGCACCACGGGAACTCATCCATTTCGTCACTCAGCAGACGCGGTTTGCCCTAATCAACAACATCCTCCAGCACCCCGAGCAGCTTCCTTCGATGTACGAACTCGAGGAGCTCAACCCCAGCGTGAGTGACGCCACTGTCTACAAGCACATCCAGAAGCTGATCGATGAGGGCATCGTGAAGGAGGTCGCCCTGGACGACGACCAGCGCCGACAGGGCTACCCCTGGAAGTTCTACGGTCTCACCGAAGAGGGTCAGGAGTTCCTGGAGGAGCACAACCTGCTCGCCGCTGAAGAGACGCTCCAACAGATCTACGACACCATCGGCGATAAATCCGAGAAGATGGTCAAGTACGAGAACGCGCTTCGTCCCGACGACATCTAA
- a CDS encoding helix-hairpin-helix domain-containing protein has product MNDSLEESLDEFWTGLPEEYEIPSEDAEEDEQTKLASLGAPPEGFSRAFEMANRLHEKIQEPQRYQTQQTQFTPETSIRTVVDEIPRAGPVIVTNLENEGYETLGDLEGVSNRELMRVNRVGTETAERLIEFTQNQIPGDRDWNRASDRSAISNDVELRKISEQIPGFGDTSRKKIEKEGYETVGDVRAATANELTDIKQIGEGTVSKLLDYIENNSGEPSPIADKQIPDDTSIEDFAADVPSVGRVLISKLTQEGYETVGDLRTATIEDLTNVEHIGEKKAESLLEHAGLRM; this is encoded by the coding sequence GTGAATGATTCGCTCGAAGAATCTCTTGACGAATTCTGGACTGGGCTACCTGAGGAGTATGAGATCCCTTCCGAAGATGCTGAAGAGGATGAACAGACGAAATTAGCATCACTCGGTGCTCCACCAGAGGGATTCAGTCGGGCTTTTGAGATGGCTAATCGGCTCCACGAGAAAATTCAAGAGCCACAGAGATATCAGACTCAACAAACTCAATTCACACCAGAAACGTCTATCAGAACCGTAGTGGACGAGATTCCACGTGCAGGACCGGTTATCGTAACGAATCTGGAAAACGAGGGTTACGAGACACTCGGTGATCTGGAGGGAGTTTCCAATCGCGAATTAATGAGAGTGAACCGAGTTGGAACGGAAACAGCAGAGCGGTTGATTGAGTTCACCCAGAATCAGATACCGGGAGATCGAGATTGGAATCGAGCGAGCGACCGATCAGCTATCTCGAACGATGTTGAGCTCCGCAAGATTTCGGAGCAGATCCCCGGTTTCGGAGATACCAGTCGAAAGAAGATCGAAAAAGAGGGATATGAGACTGTAGGAGACGTACGTGCTGCAACGGCTAATGAACTAACTGATATTAAACAGATTGGCGAAGGGACTGTTTCGAAACTTTTGGACTACATAGAAAATAATTCAGGAGAACCCAGTCCAATAGCAGATAAACAGATACCAGACGATACCTCGATAGAAGATTTCGCGGCAGATGTTCCGAGTGTGGGTCGGGTGTTGATCTCTAAATTGACTCAAGAGGGGTATGAGACGGTAGGTGATCTTCGTACTGCGACCATTGAGGACCTAACCAACGTCGAGCATATCGGTGAAAAGAAGGCAGAATCTCTTTTGGAACACGCTGGTTTGAGGATGTAG